TGTCACCTCACTCAAGGGCCAGTCCCTCCCTGCGCCTCAGAAGGACCAGAGGGTTCCCTGAACCCAGCCACCGAATCATTGCATCTgccatgtgtgtgtggggggggctgGGGGGACATGATCATCCCCACTGCACAGACAAGGAGCCTGAGCCTCATAATGGGGAGAAAACAAGATTGAAGCTAGCGCCACTGGACATGAGCCGGCTCCTTTCCCCTCCGCAAAGGGACAGCCGCCCACCTTCCCTGGGCGCTCCAGAGCCAGCAGGGTcgggggagggagacaggaggagggagCCTGAGCTGGGATCCAGCTCCGCCGCCCAGCCCACCGGTGGGAACCAAGGGCCCTGCCTGGGTCTCAGCCTCGGCCTCTTCCGCCGGGGAGCGCAGGAAGCAGAACTCAGAAAACCGTGGAAGTGTGCTCAGGCTGCCTCGGCAGTGTTATCGCCACAGTTGCTGTTGCAGGGCCGCTTGAGGCAGCCGGCAGCCATCTGCTCACCGTTGGGGTAGCCGGAGCCATAATCAGTGTCCGAGTCCTGTAGCTTTTCCACAAACTTCCAGTTCTTCACAGCCTGGTCTCGGGCCACCTGCGAGTGAGATCAGCACTGGGGATTGCCTCCAGGCAGCCACACCTGCCCCCTGCCCGGAGGGATGCTGGGAGCTGGCCACGGCCGGTGGGGGGCTGACCTTAGCACAGATGCTGGCGGCGCTGACCACGGGGTAGAGCGAGTCTGCCTTGGCCTTGACTGTCACCTCAATGCCGGGAAAGCGCTGCTGCAGCCGCTGCTGGTATGTCTCTGGCATCCCCACGGTGTCCACAAACACCTGCCGCAGTGACAGAAATGTATTCACTCAATGAACATCCAGAAAAACTGCAAACACAGCTTCACAGTCTCCGCCCTTGCTGTTCCTGCTGCCTAGAATATTCTTCTCAGCAAGTTTCAGGCTGCATGCTTCCACGGGGGTCTCAGCTCAAGCATCACTTCCCAAAGAGCCTTCTCTGGTCATGCTGCAGCCAttctacatttattgagcaccgactGTGTACCATGGGCTGCTCCAGGTGCAAGGGACATGGCAGTAAACACACCAGACGAAAATTTCTCTCCTCCTAGAGGGGACACCTGGGGAGGGCCCACAGACAGGAAACACAGTACATAATAAAGAATACGGGAGAGTcagaaaaaatacaattttaaacagAAGTGGGAGAGGTTTCCGGAAGGTCACTCTCAGGTGGTGACATTTGAATAAAGGCCTAAAGGAGATAAAGGAAGGAGCAACGCAGAGATCTGCAAaagagtgttctaggcagagggaacagcaagtgcaaaggccctgaggtaggaccATGTCAAGGATGCTGGACAGCAGTACAGAGGCCcaatggctggagcagagagatgaGGTCAGGGAGGCGCCAGGAAGGGTGATCTCCGTAAGCACTTATTGTTCTCAGAAATCACCTTTATTTGCTTACCAGCTGACCATCATCTCCCCTGACTGGGCCATGACCCTGAGAACAGGGCCCTTGTCTGTCTGCTCCAGTACTGCATGGGCAGCTCCACATTCTAGTCCTGGACTTCAGCCACCTCCTCAGCAAGGCCTCCCTTGTTCCATTCCCCATCTCAAGCGTATTTGTCCTCGCTGTTCTCTCAGAACAGCCCATTCTTTGCTTCAGAGCCCTCGATGTAATGCCAACTTATATTTCTGGTAATTTAATCTCATTCTCCTCCACTTGCCTGTGAATTTTCCTGATTTAATTTCCACTGTGATCAGAAAATTAAATGTCGAGATTTACATTTCCAAAGGACGACTGTCTGCTGCTGCATAGGGAGCAGACCAGaagggaggggcgggagggggggggaccagggaggaggatggggcagcCATCCAGGAGGGAGGGTGCCCTGGCCGAGAACACAGGCTGGGGGAAGGTGGACAGATGAGGGATATATTCTGGACGTTGAACCTTTAGGATATAGAGACAGATCAGATGGGGGTGGAGCTAGGGGGCTCTACCACGGTCCTCAGTGGGGCACACATTCAGGGTGGGAAAGCAGTAGGAAGGCAACAGCAGCGACAAAGGTTCCCCAGGTACTCCAGATATGTCTGGCGCTGAACCGCCTACTGCACTTTTATACCATTTTATCCCCAGCTGATCAAATGAGGGCAACCCAACAGCTCACCTGGGCGACTTTCACGCCCTGGTCCAAAGCATACTGCACCAGCCCAGCGGCCGTATCATGGGACAGAGAGTTCAGATTGTACTTGACCCTGCGGTGGGGACAGAGCCCAGTGAACCCCGTTCCAGCTACCCAGCCCTTCCAGCAGACGCTGGCTGCCCCTCCGCCCCGACCCCTCGCGGGACCCCTCACCGCCCAAGCATGCTGGTAGAGATGAGGTTTGGAGACAGCACGTCCAGTGCCCAGCCCACAAAGTCCCCATCCTCCTTCATTCTCGCAAAGAGCCTGTCCCGCTCGCTCTCCGACAGGGTCTTTGAGTCTGGGAAGAGGGTTGGGAGAGAAGGGGAGCTGCTGGTTCTCCCAGTTCCTGCTTCCCCTCGTCCCTGCACATGCCCAGGCATACGCTCCCCAGGCGTCCACCTCGGGCTCACCTGCCACTTTCAGGGCCTCCAGATCTGCCAGGCGGGACAGGGGGCAATAACAGATGGCATAGACCATGGGGCCTGGGAAAGCGGAGGTGCAACCAGTGAGCCCGTGAAAGCCGCCATCCCTGTTCCGTCATCACCGCTTTTTTCGGTGCCATCACCCATGGCACGGCCATTCCCAGTAGCACCCCCGTCCCCGGGTCCGGTGCAATCCCGGCTCCGGTTTGAGGGCAACTTGCATCCCCCTgagcccgcccctcccccacgccGGCCCCGGGGGCGCACCCAGCACCGGGCCCCGGCCCGCCTCATCGACACCCAGGGCGCAGGGCTGTTTGCGGCACACCGCGGGCACAGGCGAGTTCAGGCGGCAGCGGCCCGTATTGTCCCTCTCCAGCTCGCTGAGATCCATGTCGCCTCGGCCGCAGAAACCAGGTCTGCAGGTGCTGGTCTCGGCGCGCGTTTTCCGCGGGCCCCGCAGCGGCGCTCGCTCCCGACCAATCGGCGCAGGACACGCCCCGCCGCAGACGTCGGCGCGCAGCAGACGCCGCTGCCGCGCAGCTCGCTGGAAATTGTAGTTCCCGAGGCGGACGGCCAAGCTCCGCTGTTGGGGAACCGGGTGGGCGGGGTCGCTTTCCGAGCTCCGCCGCAGGGCCTCTGCAGCCCCGCACgctggggctggtgggaggagaggaaaataaagaggaggCTGAGGCGGGCATTGCAGGACCCGGCCTACTCAGGGCCTAGAAGGTCAAATACCACTCTCCTCCCAGAATACGGGTCTCCGCATCACGGGGTCCCCGTCCCCCACGTGCATTCAGGCCCCGCCACTGCACACAGTCTAAGCCCCCTGGACTAGGTATCCCCGCCCCCACTGGACTCAGGCCTTCGGACTTGAGGTCCACAAACCCCCTCTCTCTCGGTACCTCACCCAGATCCCCCCCGGACCGCCCCCCCCCACCCTATCCCCTCACTCTGCTTCCTACCCTCTCTCATTGGGGCTAAGCCTCCCCTACCCCTGATTCGAGACCCCAGACTTAACAGATCCTGCTGCCCCAGACAGGCTCATTTCCCCCAACTCAGGGTTcatgtccccctcccccatcacgCCTCCCGGATCTGTTCACCCCTCCGATCTCACCTCTCCTTCTAACTCTCTAGTCTCAGGGGGCTCGTGTCCTCCGGCTGTGGGTCCCAGGCCCACACCAGGCTCATGCCCCTGCCTTCCTCAGGGTCACAGCTCCTCCATCTCCGTCTCCCCCTTCCCGCCCCCAtcacctttcttccttcctcccggATATCAGTGGGGCTCACATCTCCTGAcccagctctcccctcccccaccaccctcaAGCCCCAGACTCAGGGCCCCaggtctcccttcctctcctccctcccaccctggggACTCGCGGCCCCAGGCTTGCCAGCCCGCCCGGGCGGGGCCTCCTCTGCGCCCGTCTCTCACCCAGGCTCAGGGCCTCCAGTCGCAGTCTGTCGGCTTGCAGGATGAACAATCTCGTTGCCCGCAGGGCCGCACCTGCACCAGGTTCTCGCGGTCCATGAACACCAGGCCCAGCGCTGCCCCCAGCACCTCGCGGCTGCGCTCCTGCTTGCCCACGTCACACAAACAGCGCCACTTTCCCCACGGGCCAAAGATGGAGTTCTCCACCTCTAGGGATGGAGGGCCAGGTGGGGGGGGTCGACCCCTGTGTCCTCCtctagggagggaggaagataaTAAAGACACTGACAAATAACAACAGTGCCTGTATGCTGAGCTCTGCTTCTGTTTCAGGCACCCCaccatggattatctcatttaaccttcccATCATTCCTGCGTGGGGAAACGGACACCTAGAAAGAGAAAACCACCCTTCTGAGCTCACACATCTGGCGAGCGACCCGAGGGACTGCAAACTGACACATCGCACGCACCTGTGCCAGCCTGCCCAGTGGGAGTGTGGTACCACACCCTTGGTCCACACCATCTGAAGCTGACTCCTGTTTGGGGCCGTGATCATGTGCCTGTCCAACCAGCGGGCAGAGTGCCAGCTGACCAGCAGGGCTGCCAGGTGGTAAATCAGATGACATAATTGGCATAATGAGGATACTTACAGCCCCTAGCGATGGGCTAGCACAGAGAACAGAAACAATTACTACGATCACATTTCAAGCAGCTACAACTTATCTGGAGCGCTTATCCAATGCCCTTTACAACGTTCTTTCGCTGACTCCCCCCAACACTCCTATGACACAGGTCTCAACCCAGCTCTGCGGCTCCCAAGCCTGACGCCTCGTGCCCTGGCCAAGCCTCGCCTAGACAACACTAGCCGCTCTCCAACCCTCTTTCAGGCCTTCTCGCCTTGGTACCTGCTGTTCCCACTCCTTGCCACACTTTTCCCGGTAAATCTTTGCATTTTTGGCTTTTGCTTGTCATTCGGGCTGCACTGGTCATCTGTCTTTTTCAGCCAAACCTTCTCTGACTTCAGAAATTTACCTACGCATGCGTTTATGGGTGTGTCTGCTCCCGTGTTTCTTGCCTTTGCCCATATCCCCTCTCCACGGGTAAGCTGTTTTCAGGCAGTCTCGACTTCAGTTTAccggtgaggaaactgagcctcagagaaaaGAAACCAGCTCAAGGGGTGCCGCCAGGGCACAGCTGCGCGGAGAGTCCAAGTCCCCAGAGGAGGGTCTGTTTGCAGCCAGCTGGCAGAGTGGGGCAACGGGCACCTTTCTGCACCATCACACCCGCGGCCTGCGGTTACCTTTCTCCTGATGCTGCAACCGCAGCTGCTCCCAGGTGTCGCCTTCGCCCTGCTCGCCAAAGTAATGGTAGTCGGGGGAGACCTGGGCAGGGGTGGCCAGCAGCAGGAGCATCAGAAGCGGCAACAGCAGCGCTGCCGGGCTCCGGGCCATGCCGGCCTCCAACCGACGCCGGCGCGCTCGGGGAGCAGCCCGCGCGGGGTCGGGGCTGCCGCGCCCGCGCTCCCCGCGGATGGGGGGCGCGGGGCTGGGGCCGCGGCTGCGCGCTCCCCCGCCGCCCGCGGACGCGTGGGCCGGGCCGGCCCCGCTCCCCCTCCCCTGCGGCGGCAGTGGACCCAACCGCTCGGCTCGCCCGCCCACCCCCCGCCCTGCGCGTCACGGTTCGGGCGGCGCATAAAAGGCTCGGAGGCCTGGGGCGCACTTGGCGCTGAGAACGCGAGTCCAGGCGTGAGCGAGTCCGTGCGTCCCGCCCTTGCCCACGCAGGTATGCACGCCCGGGCTGCACGggcccgggggcctcggagcgcTCCGGCCCTCTGCAGACCTCGGCGCTGGCCGCCTTTGTTTTCTGCCCGCCACAGTGGCCGCCTTTGTCCTTGCGGGGGAGACCGAGGCCGCAGCCTTGGAGTGCAGGCCGCATCGCCGGGGTCTCCGCCCCCTGCTCCCGGGGTCCCCTCCCCGGGGTCGAAGGGGGCTTGCGCCACCGCGCTTGGGCCCACACGCTCAGGGGGCCCTGCGGCCACTGCCGGACAGCTCGCGCTccggccggggggggggggggggggggggcgggtctcCTGCAGCCTCGAGGCCGCGCAGAGCCGGTCCTGGGGAGGGTGCGGGGCAGTGCTGCTGCCTACGCCGCGCGGCCTCGGTCACCGGGCCCAGCGCGCTGCGTGACCTTGGGGAGGGAGGACAAAGGGTCTTCCCGGGCGCACTGACCGGGCGGGGGTCTCAGCTTTCAGCCATGGCCTGCGGCAACGCGCACATTGGAAAGCCCGCACCAGACTTCCATGCCACCGCGGTAGTGGAGGGCGCCTTCAGGGAGGTGAAGCTTTCCGACTACAGAGGTGAGGGCGGCCTGGAGGGGGCCCGGATTGGGGGAAGGCAGGCTTTGGAGGTCTAACTCCTCGTCTATggtccccccgcccccagggaaATATGTGGTCCTGTTTTTCTACCCGCTGGACTTCACCTTCGTGTGCCCCACGGAGATCATCGCTTTCAGCGAGCATGCTGAGGACTTCCGCAAGCTGGGCTGCGAGGTGCTGGGGGTCTCTGTCGACTCTCAGTTCACCCACCTGGCTTGGTATGAGCGGGGACCAGCTGGGGGGCGCGGGTTGAGCCTCCACCTCTGTGGGGTACAGGGCGAGCTGTGTGGTGCCTCTCCCATCTTggaaattatgatgacagtaaTTAGCATTTGGAAACTAGTTGCTATGTAGAGAGTTGCAGGTGCTTATCTCACTTTAGGCAACCCAGCCTCCCTCCCAAAAACTATTTCAAGAAGGTGGAAACTCCAGTTCAAGAGTGCGAAGGGCTGGGCCCCAGGACGCAGAgccagagaaggagatggggactCTGAGGCACGCTCTCTGCCCCAAGATGCTGGAGGCCACCAGCACACGTGAAGCCACTTGGCTGGAGCGTTAGCTTAGTCGTTGCAGCTGCAGGAAACAGCCACttcagggtggggtgggtggggctcCCAGGGCCTCCCTCTAAAGCCCCTTTATCGCTCGCCTCCAGCACCCCCTCTCCAGCCCTTATCACCCCCAGGCCCACAAGGCGAGGACCCTGCTGTGCCGGGCATCTTGAGGTCCTAGCcctgtctcccccacccccaggatcAACACCCCCCGGAAGGAGGGAGGCTTGGGCCCCCTGAACATCCCCCTGCTGGCCGATGTAACCAGAAGCTTGTCCCACGATTATGGCGTGCTGAAAGAAGATGAAGGCATCGCCTACAGGTACTGTGGGCCCTCAGGGGGAGGGGACTACTCTTGGAGgatgccctccctgcccccaactctGGCTGGCGGCAGGAGCTCCCAGCTCCTCACCGTGAACCCCAATCTCTTCAGGGGCCTCTTCATCATCGACGGCAAGGGTGTCCTTCGCCAGATCACTGTCAATGACCTGCCTGTGGGGCGCTCTGTGGACGAGGCTCTGCGGCTGGTCCAGGCCTTCCAGTACACGGACGAACACGGGGAAGGTGAGCAGACATGCAGTCACGTGTTCACACATGGGGACACACTCAGCCCCTCTGTCATATTGTTATCCAGACATTCACTGCCTGCTCTAGCACCTGTGTGGGATGGATGTGGGGGCCCCAAAGAAGAGTCAGCACAGGGTCTTGTCTGCAGGAAGTATCTAGTCTGGTGGGGTAGCTCCCTAATACAAggagtgggggggagggggggtggaaGGTAAGAGGTCTGTAGAAGGTATTTGAGAAGGTGTATACCAAGCAGGCTTGAATCATGTTAATTGGACCAGAGTCCCTTCTCATGTGTACACAGCCTGACCATGGGTCCTTGAAGTCCAGTGGATctggggctgagggagaaggaTGGGATTAAAAgggcaagaagaaataaaaatgtcagcCAGAAAAGCCTGCAGCCGGGCTCGGAGGGCTTCTTTTAGCATTCTGTGTGGTCTTGGGCCTTGACCCCTTGGCTCTGGGTTTTTTCTTCTGCAACCTAGGCTCTCCTTTGCCTGTTTGGCCCTCATTACTGCCCCGCCTTGACTATGGGGCTCCAGCCTCACAAGTGCATCCCTGTGTCTTCCCACAGTCTGTCCCGCTGGCTGGAAGCCAGGCAGTGACACGATCAAGCCCAACGTGGACGACAGCAAGGAATATTTCTCCAAACATAACTAGGCTGGCAGTCGGGTGGCAAGCTTGGGCTCTCGGCCCCTCCCTGTGCTGACCCGGGAAAGGCCAGACCTGCACCCTCAAACTCCATAGTTGTCCACCCTGGAGGGCTAGGCCGAGGCCTTCTCATGCTCCCAGCTGAGAGCTGCTGAATAGTGACTCCTCCCTGGAGCCCCCATAGCCGGGCACAGGCCTAGAGGTGACCAATAAAGTATTAGGGACAGATGTGCGTCTGTTGGTGTGGTCTGTCCTGGCGTCTCCGTGTCCTCCCCGTTCTCTGGGCACTGGCCTGGGAAACGGACGGTGTAGTTACTTATCTCCACCACAAGGTGGCAGCCTGACCGCATGCTCACTGTTTACTCTGCTTTCTCCTTGGCCCTGAGGGCGGCTTGGGGCTGCTGTTTGCCCCTTGCAGGGAGCAAGTCCCAGGATGCCCAACATCCTGAAACCTAGCCATACTGGGCAGCGCCTACCCCTTGCTATcagccagcctgggttcaaatgccaaTTAAGAGCCGCGATCTCCCCCGGGTTTCTGCAacagtaaaataggaataaagacAACCGAGCCACACCACCATCCACATGAAAAGAGAAAGTATGCAAAGCTCAGCGCCCAGGTAATGGTTCTTAGGACTGGTCCCTGGGACTGGAAGGAGAGCGTGGGGACCCAGTCCTGAGAGCAGAACCAAGAGTGGGAGCTTGTGCTACATGCTGCCAGCTCTGCCCCACGCCAGGCTGGAAGAGCTCTAGAAGTGCAGTTGGATGCTGTGAGTGTTTAGGCAAGGTGGCTCTGCCACTCGGAGCCTCCATTACCTTCCACAGAACAAGACTGACAGGCTCATTTAACCCATAGACccattattaatattgttatccAGGCTAATACCCTGCGAGGTCACTCGTTTTGACCTTTGAATTTTATCTACATTCCTCCCCAAGGCCCGATGTGGTCTtcctgacctcatctcctccctCCTGGTTCACTCCCTGCCAGGCACACTGGCCTCTTGCTGTTCTTTAACTGGCTGATCTTGTTGTGGCCACAGGAATTTTGCATGTGccgttccctctgcccagaacgcTGTTACCCAGGATTTTCTTAGGGCCCGGCTTCTTCAAATCTGCCGGAAAATCGCCTCATTAAAGGTCCAGCAGCCCCAATCTATCCTCCAAAG
The Equus caballus isolate H_3958 breed thoroughbred chromosome 7, TB-T2T, whole genome shotgun sequence genome window above contains:
- the RNASEH2A gene encoding ribonuclease H2 subunit A isoform X2 translates to MVYAICYCPLSRLADLEALKVADSKTLSESERDRLFARMKEDGDFVGWALDVLSPNLISTSMLGRVKYNLNSLSHDTAAGLVQYALDQGVKVAQVFVDTVGMPETYQQRLQQRFPGIEVTVKAKADSLYPVVSAASICAKVARDQAVKNWKFVEKLQDSDTDYGSGYPNDPKTKAWLRRHVEPVFGFPQFVRFSWRTAQSILEKEAEDVVWDDSVAEDQEGVGRITAYFDEGLRSRTRLPHRYFQERGLAPAATL
- the RNASEH2A gene encoding ribonuclease H2 subunit A isoform X1 codes for the protein MDLSELERDNTGRCRLNSPVPAVCRKQPCALGVDEAGRGPVLGPMVYAICYCPLSRLADLEALKVADSKTLSESERDRLFARMKEDGDFVGWALDVLSPNLISTSMLGRVKYNLNSLSHDTAAGLVQYALDQGVKVAQVFVDTVGMPETYQQRLQQRFPGIEVTVKAKADSLYPVVSAASICAKVARDQAVKNWKFVEKLQDSDTDYGSGYPNDPKTKAWLRRHVEPVFGFPQFVRFSWRTAQSILEKEAEDVVWDDSVAEDQEGVGRITAYFDEGLRSRTRLPHRYFQERGLAPAATL
- the PRDX2 gene encoding peroxiredoxin-2 isoform X1; the encoded protein is MACGNAHIGKPAPDFHATAVVEGAFREVKLSDYRGKYVVLFFYPLDFTFVCPTEIIAFSEHAEDFRKLGCEVLGVSVDSQFTHLAWINTPRKEGGLGPLNIPLLADVTRSLSHDYGVLKEDEGIAYRGLFIIDGKGVLRQITVNDLPVGRSVDEALRLVQAFQYTDEHGEGSPLPVWPSLLPRLDYGAPASQVHPCVFPQSVPLAGSQAVTRSSPTWTTARNISPNITRLAVGWQAWALGPSLC
- the PRDX2 gene encoding peroxiredoxin-2 isoform X2, with translation MACGNAHIGKPAPDFHATAVVEGAFREVKLSDYRGKYVVLFFYPLDFTFVCPTEIIAFSEHAEDFRKLGCEVLGVSVDSQFTHLAWINTPRKEGGLGPLNIPLLADVTRSLSHDYGVLKEDEGIAYRGLFIIDGKGVLRQITVNDLPVGRSVDEALRLVQAFQYTDEHGEVCPAGWKPGSDTIKPNVDDSKEYFSKHN